Sequence from the Microbacterium sp. 1.5R genome:
CGAGGGGGTCATCTCGAGCAGAGTCGTGGCGATCAACCCGGTGTCCTTCCAGCCCTCGGGCACGTCCGTGTCCGGCCGATTCACGTAGGACATCAGGGTCTCGTGGCGAAGTCGGAAGAACTCGGACGAGACGATCTGCGCCGCGGCTCGATTCGCCGGTGACATGCTCTGACTGGGACCGGGGATGTCGATGCGTCCTTCGGGAAGCTCCCACCAGCGCTCTCGGGCCGTGCCGCGGCCCTCGACCTCGTGGATGAGGTCGTGCGCCGAGAGCGTTCGCAGGTGATAGCTGGTCGACCCGGATGTCTCACCCAGCATCGAGGCGAGCGAACTCGCCGTCTGCGGCCCGTGAGTGCTGAGCAGGTCGAAGATCCTCACACGCAGCGGGTGAGCGAGGGCTTTGAGCGCCCCCGCGTCGAGGCGTCGCAACTGCAGTTCGTCTTCCATACCGTCGACGATACTCTTGCAAAGACTTCTTTGCAAGCTAATCTTTGCAAATGAAACTTTGCACGTGTTCTACGGCACACGGCCAGAGCCCGTGTCGTCACGGACGCCGCCACCGGGAAGCGAGTCCCTGTAGCGGGTGATGGCTAGGCTCAGAGGATGACCGACGTCGCGAATCCCCTGCTTCAGCCGTCCACGCTCCCCTACGGTCTTCCCGACTTCGCTGCCATCAGGCCCGAGCACTACCTGCCGGCATTCCAGGCCGCGTTCGACGAGCACCTCCGAGAGATCACCCGGATCACGATGGTGCGCTCGATGCCCACCTTCGAGAACACGATCGAGGCGCTGGAGCGCTCAGGAGAGCTGCTCGACCGCGTCGCGCACGCGTTCTACACCGTGACCTCGGCCGATGCGACGCCGGAGATCCAGGAGATCGACGAACAGCTCGCTCCGCTCATGGCGGCCCATCAGGATGCCATCACTCTCGACGCTGCGCTGTACTGGCGCGTGCAGCAGGTGCACTCGCACCTCGACGATGTCGAGCTCGATGATGAGCAGCGGTACCTCGTCGAACGGCACCACCGCGAGATGACCCACGCGGGCGCGGCCCTCGGCGACGAGGCGAAGAGCAGACTCACCGCCCTGAACCAGCAGCTGTCGACGCTGAACAACACCTTCGAGCGCAACCTCCTCAACGACACGAACGACCTCGCGGTGGTGTTCGACTCGCCCGAGGAGCTCGCGGGCCTCAGCAGCGGTGAGCTCTCCGCAGCGGCTCGCTCGGCGGCGGATCGCGGCCTCGACGGACGCTTCGTCATCTCCCTCCCGCTGTTCACCGGGCATCCGCACCTGGCGCAGCTCCGCGATCGCGAGTCGCGTCGCCGCATCCTGGCGGCCTCGCAGTCGCGCGCGTCGCGTAACAACGGGAACGACAATCGTCCCGTGCTCGCCGAGATCGTGCGCCTCCGCGCCGAGCGCGCGGCACTGCTCGGCTATGCCTCGCACGCCGCGTACGTGACGGCAGACGAGACGGCCGGCACGCCGGACGCGGTCGAGCGGATGCTGCGCGATCTCGCGGCGCCATCTGCACGCAACGCACGAGCCGAGAAGGAAGCCCTGCAGGCGATCGTCGACGAGACCGAGGCGACGCCCTTCGCGGTCGAGGCGCACGACTGGGCTTTCTACACGGAGAAGGTGCGGACCGCCCGATACGCGATCGACACGAGCGCGCTCCGTCCGTGGTTCGAGGCCGAGCGGGTCCTGAAGGACGGCGTGTTCTTCGCTGCGACGAAGCTCTACGGGGTGACGTTCGCAGAGCGCCGGGACCTCCGGGCCTACCACCCGGGTGCGCGTGTATTCGAGGTGAGGGACGCGGACGGGAGCGCGGTCGGACTGTACGTGCTCGATCTCTATACCCGCGACTCGAAGCGCGGTGGCGCCTGGATGAATCCGATCGTGAGCCAGTCGCGCCTGCGCGGGACGCTGCCCGTGGTGGTCAACAACCTCAACGTGGCGCTCCCCGGAGAGGGAGAGCCCACGCTGCTCACCCTCGACGAGGTCACGACGCTCTTCCACGAGTTCGGCCACGCTCTGCACGGCCTTTTCGCCGTCGTCACCTACCCGCACTTCGCCGGAACGAACGTCTTCCGCGACTTCGTGGAGTTCCCGAGTCAGGTGAACGAGATGTGGATCCTGTGGCCCGAGGTCCTCGACAACTATGCCCGGCATCATGAGACGGGAGAGCCGCTCGACCCCGCGATCGTCGAACGACTGCGCGCGACGGAGACGTTCAACCAGGGCCACGACACGAGCGAATACCTCGCAGCCGCCTGGCTTGACCAGGCATGGCATCGCGTGAGCACGCAGACGGAGATCCTCGACGTGGCCGACTTCGAGGCCGCCGCCCTCGCCGACATCGGACTCGACGATCCTGCCGTGCCGACCCGCTACTCGTCGACCTATTTCGCACACGTCTTCTCGGGCGGATACAGCGCCGGCTACTACTCCTACATCTGGAGTGAGGTTCTCGACGCGGACACCGTCGAGTGGTTCCGCGAGAACGGCGGACTCACCCGCGAGAACGGCGACCGGTTCCGCTTCCGTCTCCTCGGCGTCGGAGGGTCCAAGGATCCGCTCGACGCCTACCGCGATTTCCGCGGGCGCGATGCAGAGATCGCACCGCTCCTGAAGCGGCGCGGACTCGAGGCGTGATCAGGTCGCACGCCACGTGACCTCAGCGGTCGAGCAGCTCCATCGCCTTGTACCAGGTGAGCTGGTGGTAGCTCTGCGCGAGGTGATCGCCGAGGCCATCGAGAGACACGACGTGCACGGCGATCGCCTCGCTCTCATCGAGCGACTGCTCGGTGACTCGCACGCAGCCCCGCGCGAGGAAGTGATGCACCCGGTTGGTGTGGCTGCCGAAGTTGGCCCAGGTGGGACCGAGGTCGATCATCTCGTCGGGCTCGTACCCGGTCTCCTCGCGCAGCTCGCGGATGGCGGCCGCTTCCGGTGACTCGCCGGCCTCCAGACCGCCACCGATCGTCCCGACCGCGACGATTCCTGCACCATGGCGATACTCGTCGACGACGATCGCGTGGCCATCCCGATCGACGGCGAGCACCGAGATCCAGTCGCCGTATTCGAGCACGTAGTACGGAGCGATCGAGTGTCCTCGCTCGTCGACGCAGTCATCCGCGCGCACGCGGATCCAGCGGTCTGCATGCACCAGCTTGCTGTCGACCACCCGCCAGGGCGAGGGAGCGGAACTCACGCGCTCTTGCGCTTGCGCTCCATCACGATCGTCGGCGGAGCGCCCTCGTCGACGGCCGCCTGGGTGACGATGACCTTGGCGACGTCTTCGGCCGAGGGGATCTCGAACATGATCGGACCGAGCACGTCTTCGAGGATGGCCCGCAGT
This genomic interval carries:
- a CDS encoding ArsR/SmtB family transcription factor; amino-acid sequence: MEDELQLRRLDAGALKALAHPLRVRIFDLLSTHGPQTASSLASMLGETSGSTSYHLRTLSAHDLIHEVEGRGTARERWWELPEGRIDIPGPSQSMSPANRAAAQIVSSEFFRLRHETLMSYVNRPDTDVPEGWKDTGLIATTLLEMTPSQMAGLKDELMAVVDSAVERFRGQTGPDVRRVSLRTELFDLPASGAVLADAADSKTEES
- a CDS encoding M3 family metallopeptidase — protein: MTDVANPLLQPSTLPYGLPDFAAIRPEHYLPAFQAAFDEHLREITRITMVRSMPTFENTIEALERSGELLDRVAHAFYTVTSADATPEIQEIDEQLAPLMAAHQDAITLDAALYWRVQQVHSHLDDVELDDEQRYLVERHHREMTHAGAALGDEAKSRLTALNQQLSTLNNTFERNLLNDTNDLAVVFDSPEELAGLSSGELSAAARSAADRGLDGRFVISLPLFTGHPHLAQLRDRESRRRILAASQSRASRNNGNDNRPVLAEIVRLRAERAALLGYASHAAYVTADETAGTPDAVERMLRDLAAPSARNARAEKEALQAIVDETEATPFAVEAHDWAFYTEKVRTARYAIDTSALRPWFEAERVLKDGVFFAATKLYGVTFAERRDLRAYHPGARVFEVRDADGSAVGLYVLDLYTRDSKRGGAWMNPIVSQSRLRGTLPVVVNNLNVALPGEGEPTLLTLDEVTTLFHEFGHALHGLFAVVTYPHFAGTNVFRDFVEFPSQVNEMWILWPEVLDNYARHHETGEPLDPAIVERLRATETFNQGHDTSEYLAAAWLDQAWHRVSTQTEILDVADFEAAALADIGLDDPAVPTRYSSTYFAHVFSGGYSAGYYSYIWSEVLDADTVEWFRENGGLTRENGDRFRFRLLGVGGSKDPLDAYRDFRGRDAEIAPLLKRRGLEA
- a CDS encoding NUDIX hydrolase, whose translation is MSSAPSPWRVVDSKLVHADRWIRVRADDCVDERGHSIAPYYVLEYGDWISVLAVDRDGHAIVVDEYRHGAGIVAVGTIGGGLEAGESPEAAAIRELREETGYEPDEMIDLGPTWANFGSHTNRVHHFLARGCVRVTEQSLDESEAIAVHVVSLDGLGDHLAQSYHQLTWYKAMELLDR